A single region of the Massilia sp. erpn genome encodes:
- a CDS encoding S1C family serine protease, translating to MRRLWLLFAQTVTIVLALYFVYSALRPAREARAPERAQQLGTTTRPAVLLESTGGAPQAGSYRAAAGRAMPAVVNILTSKTPKRQHPLSRDPFFKRFFGEREREGEEEEQNSLGSGVIVSQEGYILTNNHVVDAADEIEVVLADGRKAAASIVGTDPETDLAVIKINLDKLPAIVLGHDEQARVGDVVLAIGNPFGVGQTVTMGIISALGRNNLHINHFENFIQTDAAINFGNSGGALIDTNGNLLGINSAIYSQSGGSVGIGFAIPVTTAKSVLESIIRSGHVVRGWIGVESQEITPELAQSFGLQRDSGAIIAGVVRNGPADRAGMRPGDILLSVDGKPVKDTNEMLNLIAQLQPGGQSRMRVLRKSRETELELTVGKRPVTKTK from the coding sequence ATGCGAAGACTCTGGTTATTGTTTGCGCAAACGGTGACCATTGTCCTGGCACTGTACTTTGTCTATTCCGCCCTGCGCCCGGCGCGCGAGGCGCGCGCTCCCGAGCGTGCGCAACAGCTGGGTACCACCACCCGCCCCGCCGTGCTGCTGGAATCGACCGGCGGCGCGCCCCAGGCCGGCTCCTACCGCGCCGCGGCCGGACGCGCCATGCCGGCCGTGGTCAACATCCTCACCTCGAAGACGCCGAAGCGCCAGCATCCGCTGAGCCGCGATCCCTTCTTCAAGCGCTTTTTCGGCGAGCGCGAACGCGAGGGTGAGGAAGAGGAACAGAACAGCCTCGGTTCGGGCGTGATCGTCAGCCAGGAAGGCTATATCCTGACCAATAACCATGTGGTCGACGCCGCCGACGAAATCGAGGTGGTGCTGGCCGACGGGCGCAAGGCCGCCGCCAGCATCGTCGGCACCGACCCGGAAACCGACCTGGCCGTCATCAAGATCAATCTGGACAAACTGCCCGCCATCGTCCTCGGCCACGACGAGCAGGCCCGCGTCGGCGACGTAGTGCTGGCCATCGGCAACCCCTTCGGCGTGGGCCAGACCGTCACCATGGGCATCATCTCCGCGCTGGGCCGCAACAACCTGCACATCAACCACTTCGAAAATTTCATCCAGACCGACGCCGCCATCAACTTCGGCAATTCGGGTGGTGCCCTGATCGACACCAACGGCAATCTGCTCGGCATCAATTCGGCCATCTACTCGCAGAGCGGCGGCTCGGTGGGCATCGGCTTTGCCATTCCCGTCACCACCGCCAAGTCGGTGCTGGAATCCATCATCCGCAGCGGCCACGTGGTGCGCGGCTGGATCGGCGTCGAATCGCAGGAGATCACGCCCGAGCTGGCGCAAAGCTTCGGCCTGCAGCGCGACAGCGGCGCCATCATCGCCGGCGTGGTGCGCAACGGCCCGGCCGACCGCGCCGGCATGCGCCCCGGCGACATCCTGCTGTCGGTGGACGGCAAGCCGGTCAAGGACACCAATGAAATGCTCAACCTGATCGCCCAGCTGCAGCCGGGCGGCCAGTCCAGGATGCGCGTGCTGCGCAAGAGCCGCGAAACCGAACTCGAACTCACCGTGGGCAAACGCCCTGTCACCAAAACCAAGTAA
- the mscL gene encoding large conductance mechanosensitive channel protein MscL produces the protein MAMLQEFKDFAMKGNVIDLAVGVIIGAAFGKIVDSLVQDIIMPPIGKLLGGLDFANYYLPLNGQAANLSLAEAKKLGAVIAYGNFLTILLNFIILAFVIFQMVRLVNIARRKEEPAAAAEPAPPAEDIVLLREIRDALKR, from the coding sequence ATGGCCATGTTGCAGGAATTTAAAGACTTTGCCATGAAGGGCAATGTGATCGACCTGGCGGTCGGTGTGATCATCGGTGCCGCCTTCGGCAAGATCGTCGACTCGCTGGTGCAGGACATCATCATGCCGCCCATCGGCAAATTGCTGGGCGGCCTCGATTTTGCCAACTACTACCTGCCGCTCAATGGCCAGGCGGCCAATCTGAGCCTGGCCGAGGCGAAAAAGCTGGGCGCGGTCATCGCCTACGGCAACTTCCTGACCATCCTGTTAAACTTCATCATATTGGCTTTCGTGATCTTCCAGATGGTGCGCCTGGTGAATATCGCGCGCCGCAAGGAAGAACCGGCGGCGGCCGCCGAACCGGCGCCGCCGGCGGAAGATATCGTGCTGCTGCGCGAAATCCGCGATGCCTTGAAGCGCTAA